The following proteins are encoded in a genomic region of Streptomyces collinus Tu 365:
- a CDS encoding pyridoxamine 5'-phosphate oxidase family protein, with protein MNWADLTTAAPDLAALAEERFGAYRHHVLATLRRDGSPRTSGLEVRFLRGDLWLGMMPGSRKALDLLRDPRFALQANPGADVDGGDVRIGGRAFEVVDPALKGAYVEEVEPPQPFHLFRTELTEVVRTYVEDETYLVTQVWRPGEPVRALRRT; from the coding sequence ATGAACTGGGCAGACCTCACCACCGCCGCACCCGATCTGGCGGCACTCGCCGAGGAGCGCTTCGGCGCGTACCGGCACCACGTCCTCGCCACCCTGCGCAGGGACGGTTCGCCGCGCACCAGCGGCCTGGAGGTCCGCTTCCTGCGCGGCGACCTGTGGCTCGGCATGATGCCGGGCTCCCGCAAGGCGCTCGACCTGCTCCGCGACCCTCGCTTCGCGCTCCAGGCCAACCCGGGCGCCGACGTGGACGGCGGCGACGTCCGGATCGGCGGCCGGGCGTTCGAGGTCGTCGACCCGGCGCTGAAGGGGGCGTACGTCGAAGAGGTGGAACCGCCGCAGCCGTTCCACCTCTTCCGCACCGAGTTGACGGAGGTCGTACGGACCTACGTCGAGGACGAGACGTACCTGGTCACCCAGGTGTGGAGGCCCGGAGAGCCGGTGCGTGCCCTCAGGCGGACCTGA
- the guaA gene encoding glutamine-hydrolyzing GMP synthase, whose amino-acid sequence MSSATSTAASPDTVLVVDFGAQYAQLIARRVREARVYSEIVPSTMPVQEMLARNPAAIILSGGPSSVYEEGAPRLDGALFEAGVPVFGMCYGFQLMAQVLGGTVDNTGAREYGRTDLHVSRSGSTLFEGTPDEQHVWMSHGDACSAAPEGFSVTASTDVVPVAAFENDEKRLYGVQYHPEVMHSTHGQQVLEHFLYRGAGLKPDWTTGNVIDEQVAAIREQVGDKRAICGLSGGVDSAVAAALVARAIGDQLTCVYVDHGLMRKGETEQVEKDFVAATGVKLVVVDAEERFLAALKGVSDPEEKRKIIGREFIRVFEQAQAEIIADQGPAVEFLVQGTLYPDVVESGGGTGTANIKSHHNVGGLPEDLEFQLIEPLRKLFKDEVRMVGQELGLPEEIVQRQPFPGPGLGIRIVGEVTKERLDLLRDADAIAREELTAAGLDRDIWQCPVVLLADVRSVGVQGDGRTYGHPIVLRPVSSEDAMTADWSRLPYDVLARISTRITNEVRDVNRVVLDVTSKPPGTIEWE is encoded by the coding sequence GTGTCATCAGCGACTTCCACTGCCGCCAGTCCCGACACCGTCCTGGTCGTGGACTTCGGTGCGCAGTACGCCCAGCTCATCGCCCGTCGTGTCCGCGAGGCGCGGGTCTACAGCGAGATCGTGCCGAGCACCATGCCGGTCCAGGAGATGCTCGCCAGGAACCCCGCGGCGATCATCCTCTCCGGCGGCCCCTCGTCCGTGTACGAGGAGGGTGCCCCCCGCCTCGACGGCGCGCTGTTCGAGGCGGGTGTCCCCGTCTTCGGCATGTGCTACGGCTTCCAGCTGATGGCACAGGTGCTCGGCGGCACCGTCGACAACACCGGCGCCCGCGAGTACGGCCGCACCGACCTGCACGTCTCCCGGTCCGGTTCCACCCTCTTCGAGGGCACCCCCGACGAGCAGCACGTGTGGATGTCGCACGGCGACGCCTGCTCCGCCGCCCCCGAGGGCTTCTCGGTCACCGCGTCCACGGACGTCGTCCCGGTCGCCGCCTTCGAGAACGACGAGAAGCGGCTCTACGGCGTCCAGTACCACCCCGAGGTCATGCACTCCACGCACGGCCAGCAGGTGCTGGAGCACTTCCTGTACCGCGGCGCGGGCCTGAAGCCCGACTGGACCACCGGCAACGTCATCGACGAGCAGGTGGCCGCCATCCGCGAGCAGGTCGGCGACAAGCGGGCGATCTGCGGTCTGTCCGGCGGCGTGGACTCCGCGGTCGCCGCCGCCCTCGTGGCGCGCGCCATCGGTGACCAGCTCACCTGCGTGTACGTCGACCACGGCCTGATGCGCAAGGGCGAGACCGAGCAGGTCGAGAAGGACTTCGTGGCCGCGACCGGCGTCAAGCTGGTCGTCGTGGACGCCGAGGAGCGGTTCCTCGCCGCGCTCAAGGGCGTCAGCGACCCCGAGGAGAAGCGCAAGATCATCGGCCGTGAGTTCATCCGCGTCTTCGAGCAGGCGCAGGCCGAGATCATCGCCGACCAGGGCCCGGCCGTCGAGTTCCTGGTCCAGGGCACCCTGTACCCGGACGTGGTCGAGTCCGGCGGCGGCACCGGCACCGCCAACATCAAGTCGCACCACAACGTCGGCGGCCTGCCCGAGGACCTGGAGTTCCAGCTCATCGAGCCGCTGCGCAAGCTGTTCAAGGACGAGGTCCGCATGGTCGGCCAGGAGCTCGGCCTGCCGGAGGAGATCGTCCAGCGCCAGCCCTTCCCGGGCCCCGGCCTCGGCATCCGCATCGTCGGCGAGGTCACCAAGGAGCGCCTGGACCTGCTGCGCGACGCGGACGCCATCGCCCGCGAGGAGCTGACCGCGGCCGGCCTCGACCGGGACATCTGGCAGTGCCCGGTGGTGCTGCTCGCGGACGTCCGCTCCGTCGGCGTCCAGGGCGACGGCCGCACCTACGGCCACCCGATCGTGCTGCGCCCGGTCTCCTCCGAGGACGCCATGACGGCCGACTGGTCCCGCCTGCCGTACGACGTCCTCGCCCGCATCTCGACCCGGATCACCAACGAGGTCCGGGACGTCAACCGGGTCGTCCTCGACGTGACCTCGAAGCCGCCGGGCACCATCGAGTGGGAGTAG
- a CDS encoding class II aldolase/adducin family protein, producing MHGPTPPLPLPTDQLQFAMPPMHESVEDERRHRKERLAGALRIFGRAGFEDGVSGHITARDPEFTDCFWVNPFGMPFRHVTVGDLVLANRDGQVVEGRYHVNQAAFTVHAQVHAARPDVVAVAHCHSVHGRAVAALGDLIDPITQESCAFYEDVALYDAYTGVAVDAEEGRRIASALGSRKALVLRNHGLLTVGDSVDAAAWWFLSMERSCQVQLMAKAAGRPVLIDHRLAVATREQLGGDLVAWINYQPLWRDISRREPDLLS from the coding sequence ATGCACGGGCCGACGCCGCCCCTGCCGCTGCCCACCGACCAGCTCCAGTTCGCCATGCCGCCGATGCACGAATCGGTCGAGGACGAACGCCGGCACCGCAAGGAGCGGCTGGCGGGAGCCCTGCGGATCTTCGGCCGCGCCGGCTTCGAGGACGGAGTGTCCGGGCACATCACGGCACGCGACCCCGAGTTCACCGACTGCTTCTGGGTCAACCCGTTCGGGATGCCCTTCCGGCACGTCACCGTCGGCGACCTCGTCCTCGCCAACCGGGACGGGCAGGTGGTCGAGGGCCGCTACCACGTCAACCAGGCCGCGTTCACCGTGCACGCCCAGGTCCACGCCGCCCGCCCGGACGTCGTCGCCGTCGCGCACTGCCACTCCGTGCACGGCCGCGCCGTCGCCGCGCTCGGCGACCTCATCGACCCCATCACCCAGGAGAGCTGCGCCTTCTACGAGGACGTGGCGCTCTACGACGCCTACACCGGCGTCGCCGTCGACGCCGAGGAGGGCCGCCGCATCGCCTCCGCGCTCGGCTCCCGCAAGGCCCTCGTGCTGCGCAACCACGGACTGCTGACCGTCGGGGACTCGGTGGACGCGGCGGCCTGGTGGTTCCTGTCGATGGAGCGGTCCTGCCAGGTGCAGCTGATGGCGAAGGCGGCCGGCCGGCCGGTGCTCATCGACCACCGACTGGCCGTCGCCACCCGTGAACAGCTCGGCGGCGACCTGGTGGCCTGGATCAACTACCAGCCGCTGTGGCGGGACATCAGCCGCCGCGAACCGGACCTGCTCAGCTGA
- a CDS encoding PspC domain-containing protein codes for MTDHEHAATGPGPGTGPRPAPGTGPTDAEPAATGRGRRTEGTGGRERTEGAEGPEGTGPEQGADGPPHRFRRDRGHKTIAGVCAGLGRQTDMDPVIFRITLAVLAATGGIGLIFYGFAWLLVPFDEEEENEVRKLLTGRVDGQALAAVLFALVGCGIFLTMLKNGGVLTFAVVLSLLLAGAGYWSRRRDAADPDPLAAQAAADAPPEAQAPPVATAYPSWWRDPIVKDGTHVGGTGYLWGPPEARAHDPASAVDVGVTMPWTHHGSVQPTRTAPVAPRGPRWIGGWVFLLALLAGGLGTGLTWDTHPLGTSLQTGLACALAVFGLGIALSAFLGRTGAGSVFLALVTAALLAGVTALPGDITTHWHRTSWRPATVADVRPAYDLGTGEGTLDLSGLKLAKRQRVGTDAHVGAGRLKVIVPADTAVRMSIDVGVGDIRLPGDDRKDVDVRPGRHTETTLSPVKGDGKDAGTLDLDLQVAVGNVVVTRAAS; via the coding sequence ATGACGGATCACGAGCACGCCGCGACGGGTCCGGGACCCGGCACCGGCCCGCGCCCGGCTCCGGGCACCGGGCCGACGGATGCCGAGCCCGCCGCGACGGGACGGGGACGACGGACGGAGGGGACCGGAGGCAGGGAAAGGACCGAGGGGGCGGAGGGGCCCGAGGGCACGGGGCCGGAGCAGGGCGCCGACGGACCGCCCCACCGCTTTCGGCGCGACCGCGGGCACAAGACGATCGCGGGCGTGTGCGCCGGACTCGGGCGCCAGACGGACATGGACCCGGTGATCTTCCGCATCACCCTGGCCGTGCTGGCCGCGACGGGCGGCATCGGCCTGATCTTCTACGGCTTCGCCTGGCTCCTCGTTCCGTTCGACGAGGAGGAGGAGAACGAGGTCCGCAAGCTGCTGACCGGTCGGGTGGACGGCCAGGCGCTGGCCGCCGTGCTGTTCGCCCTGGTCGGCTGCGGGATCTTCCTGACCATGCTGAAGAACGGCGGGGTGCTGACCTTCGCGGTGGTGCTCTCCCTGCTGCTGGCCGGCGCCGGGTACTGGTCGCGGCGGCGCGACGCGGCCGACCCCGACCCGCTCGCCGCCCAGGCCGCCGCCGACGCCCCGCCGGAGGCCCAGGCGCCGCCGGTCGCCACCGCCTACCCGTCCTGGTGGCGGGACCCGATCGTCAAGGACGGCACGCACGTCGGCGGCACCGGCTATCTGTGGGGCCCGCCGGAGGCCCGTGCCCACGACCCCGCCTCGGCGGTCGACGTCGGCGTCACCATGCCCTGGACCCACCACGGCTCCGTGCAGCCGACGCGCACCGCGCCGGTGGCACCGCGCGGACCGCGCTGGATCGGCGGCTGGGTCTTCCTGCTGGCCCTGCTCGCCGGGGGGCTCGGCACCGGCCTGACCTGGGACACGCACCCGCTGGGCACCAGTCTGCAGACCGGCCTGGCGTGTGCGCTCGCGGTCTTCGGCCTGGGCATCGCGCTCAGCGCCTTCCTCGGGCGGACGGGGGCGGGATCGGTGTTCCTGGCGCTCGTCACGGCGGCGCTGCTCGCGGGGGTGACGGCCCTGCCCGGGGACATCACGACCCACTGGCACCGGACGTCGTGGCGGCCGGCCACGGTCGCGGACGTGCGCCCCGCCTACGACCTCGGCACCGGCGAGGGCACCCTGGACCTCTCCGGCCTGAAGCTGGCGAAGCGACAGAGGGTCGGCACGGACGCCCACGTGGGCGCGGGCCGGCTGAAGGTGATCGTGCCTGCGGACACGGCCGTGCGGATGAGCATCGACGTGGGGGTGGGCGACATCCGCCTGCCCGGTGACGACAGGAAGGACGTGGACGTGCGGCCGGGCAGACACACCGAGACGACGCTGAGCCCGGTCAAGGGCGACGGCAAGGACGCGGGCACGCTGGACCTGGACCTCCAGGTCGCCGTCGGGAACGTGGTGGTGACCCGTGCTGCGTCATGA
- a CDS encoding TQO small subunit DoxD codes for MTHGIRTDTETARLNGGGGLRDTATRYALLPLRVFLGVTFVYAGLNKLTDSAFLKAGGAGSIGETMRSARAASAVPALIDLALKNPVGFGYAIALGELAVGLGTLLGLFGRLAALGGALISLSLWLTVSWATTPYYYGNDLAFLMAWLPLVLAGAPYLSVDALLRARRQRGRRY; via the coding sequence ATGACTCACGGCATTCGGACGGACACGGAGACGGCACGTCTGAACGGCGGCGGCGGTCTGCGGGACACCGCCACCCGATACGCCCTCCTTCCACTCCGTGTCTTCCTCGGGGTCACCTTCGTCTATGCGGGCCTGAACAAGCTCACCGACAGCGCCTTCCTGAAAGCCGGCGGCGCCGGCTCGATCGGCGAGACCATGCGTTCGGCCCGCGCCGCCTCGGCCGTCCCCGCCCTGATCGACCTGGCCCTGAAGAACCCGGTCGGTTTCGGCTACGCCATCGCCCTCGGCGAGCTGGCCGTGGGCCTCGGCACCCTGCTCGGGCTGTTCGGCCGGCTGGCCGCCCTCGGCGGAGCGCTGATCTCCCTCAGCCTGTGGCTCACCGTCAGCTGGGCCACGACGCCCTACTACTACGGCAACGACCTCGCCTTCCTGATGGCCTGGCTGCCCCTCGTCCTCGCCGGGGCGCCCTACCTCTCGGTGGACGCGCTCCTGCGCGCGCGGCGACAACGCGGCCGGCGCTACTGA